The following are encoded together in the Zingiber officinale cultivar Zhangliang chromosome 8A, Zo_v1.1, whole genome shotgun sequence genome:
- the LOC122011333 gene encoding protein FAR1-RELATED SEQUENCE 6-like: MEQGKSDSNEVNDSNDHVSTDLSPSNLHEVMIPKIGMTFISEDEVRNFYKSYAQNVGFGICKLGGKKGDDGKQKYFCFGCAKSGKTISQAKNALYPRPSTKTNCKAKINVVIRNDDNFVINSVSLEHNHVLSPGKSRHFRCNKLLDSTTKRKLELNDQAGITLSKSFHSLVVEAGGYENLTFDERKCRNYISEARRLRLGDGDAEALSNYFCRMQSRNSNFFYVLDLDEESRIRNVFWADARCRAAYDYFSDVVTFDTTYLTNSYDMPFAPFVGVNHHGQSILLGCGLLSSEDSETFKWLFKSWLTCMLGRAPKAIITDQCRAMAIAIEEIFPDSHHRLCLWHIMKKLPAKLSGHAQYKLIKKQLKNIVYNSLTIDECDENWMKMIEDFNLENNDWLKSLYEQRNRWIPVYVKDKFWAGMSTSQRSESMNAFFDEYVHSKTSLKQFVEQFDNALKKKIEKEKNLDFGSFNSMIPVISGYPIERQFQSFYTNNLFKLFQDEIRGLMFCNTSLVRQEGVGFIFEVVETLLGKNGDPIRDASFKVHYTELDCQVKCLCHLFEFRGILCRHAISVLIRMKVIEVPMNYIMDQWRKDIKRGYQSITNIYDEYVCERERHRYNILTPLIQEVQQLGANNDDGCSVLVEILKDAKEKLIAIQLDHSRADQLKEASTSSSKTIHSPLKVRSRGRPPTKRKQSKIEQIMKKSVAKARRKRHRFLLTMLFEFIKDQFALSSVMLPALGGLGVVYAPSLMIGAALGAVFGGLAVELINSAIPGNGVVAQPQDYALVGMAATLASVCSVPLTSVLLLFELTKDYRILLQFGGNMMMEVISNYLNWKLTFTALALSTMKCC, encoded by the exons ATGGAACAAGGAAAAAGTGATTCAAATGAGGTAAACGATAGCAACGACCATGTGAGCACAGATCTATCTCCATCTAATTTACATGAAGTCATGATTCCTAAGATTGGAATGACTTTTATATCTGAAGATGAAGTTCGTAATTTTTATAAATCCTATGCTCAGAATGTTGGTTTTGGTATTTGCAAATTAGGTGGTAAAAAGGGAGATGATGgaaagcaaaaatatttttgttttggaTGTGCCAAAAGTGGTAAAACAATATCTCAAGCCAAAAATGCTTTGTACCCTAGACCTTCTACTAAGACAAATTGCAAAGCTAAGATTAATGTTGTTATTCGGAATGATGATAACTTTGTGATAAATAGTGTATCTCTTGAACATAATCACGTCTTGAGCCCTGGAAAGTCACgacattttagatgtaataaaTTATTGGATTCAACTACAAAGAGGAAACTTGAATTAAATGATCAAGCAGGAATAACTTTAAGTAAAAGTTTTCATTCATTGGTAGTTGAGGCTGGAGGCTATGAGAATTTGACatttgatgagagaaagtgtagGAATTATATTTCAGAAGCTAGAAGGTTGAGGTTAGGGGATGGAGATGCTGAAGCCTTGAGTAATTATTTTTGTCGCATGCAAAGTCGGAACTCTAACTTCTTTTATGTGCTTGATTTAGATGAAGAGTCTCGAATAAGAAATGTTTTTTGGGCAGATGCAAGATGTAGGGCTGCATATGATTACTTTTCTGATGTTGTGACTTTTGATACTACTTATTTGACTAATAGTTATGATAtgccatttgctccttttgttgGGGTGAATCATCATGGTCAATCCATTTTGCTTGGATGTGGTTTATTATCCAGTGAAGATTCAGAAACATTCAAATGGTTGTTCAAATCTTGGCTGACATGTATGCTTGGGCGTGCTCCGAAGGCCATAATCACAGACCAGTGTCGCGCCATGGCAATTGCTATTGAAGAGATATTTCCAGATTCTCATCATCGTTTGTGTCTTTGGCATATAATGAAAAAATTACCAGCAAAATTAAGTGGGCATGCTCAATATAAGCTGATAAAGAAACAATTGAAGAATATTGTTTACAACTCACTTACTATTGATGAATGTGATGAGAATTGGATGAAAATGATTGAGGATTTTAATTTAGAGAATAATGACTGGTTGAAATCTTTGTATGAACAGCGGAATAGATGGATACCTGTGTACGTCAAGGATAAGTTTTGGGCAGGTATGTCCACATCTCAAAGGAGTGAAAGTATGAATGCTTTTTTTGATGAATATGTTCATTCGAAAACTTCTTTGAAGCAATTTGTTGAACAGTTTGATAATGCTCTGAAGAagaagattgaaaaagaaaaaaatttggaTTTTGGTTCTTTTAATTCTATGATACCAGTAATTTCTGGTTATCCAATTGAAAGACAATTTCAAAGTTTCTACACTaacaacttatttaagttgttccaagatGAGATAAGAGGGTTGATGTTTTGCAATACCTCACTAGTGAGGCAAGAAGGGGTTGGTTTTATATTTGAAGTGGTAGAAACTTTGTTGGGAAAAAATGGAGACCCTATAAGAGATGCTTCCTTCAAGGTACATTATACTGAGTTAGATTGTCAAGTTAAGTGTCTATGCCATCTTTTTGAGTTTCGGGGAATTTTATGTAGGCATGCTATCTCTGTGTTGATACGAATGAAGGTGATTGAGGttcctatgaattatattatggatcAATGGCGCAAAGATATTAAGCGTGGTTATCAAAGTATCACTAACATTTATGATGAATATGTTTGTGAAAGAGAAAGACATCGGTATAATATTCTCACTCCATTGATACAAGAGGTTCAACAACTTGGGGCAAATAATGATGACGGTTGTTCTGTTTTGGTGGAAATCTTGAAAGATGCGAAGGAAAAATTGATTGCTATTCAGCTAGATCATTCAAGAGCGGATCAACTGAAAGAAGCATCTACATCGAGTTCAAAAACAATACACTCTCCATTAAAAGTAAGATCTCGAGGCCGTCCACCCACAAAGAGAAAACAATCTAAGATTGAACAAATTATGAAGAAATCAGTTGCAAAGGCTAGAAGAAAG CGCCACAGGTTTCTCCTGACGATGCTTTTTGAGTTTATAAAGGACCAGTTTGCTCTGTCATCTGTTATGTTGCCTGCTTTAGGTGGTTTAGGA GTGGTTTATGCGCCAAGCTTGATGATAGGTGCTGCCCTTGGTGCAGTTTTTGGAGGCTTAGCTGTAGAACTTATAAATTCAGCAATTCCAGGAAATGGTGTTGTTGCTCAGCCCCAGGATTATGCATTA GTTGGAATGGCTGCTACACTGGCTTCAGTTTGTTCGGTTCCACTAACCTCAGTACTGTTGCTCTTTGAGCTAACAAAGGACTACAGAATATTGCTTCAGTTTGGAGGCAACATGATGATGGAGGTGATCTCGAACTATCTCAACTGGAAACTGACATTCACCGCTCTGGCACTATCAACAATGAAATGCTGCTAG